CACGGAAAGGGCTTTATCCACCTGCCACTGTGAACCGATGAAACCCGCTTGCTGGAACTTGTCCTTGAGCACATCCAGCCATGTGGCGACCTCCTCAATCTCCCAGACCGAGCCCCGCGCCTTCTCAAATTCGGCTCCAGTAGCCATTTTGAGTAGACACCGCGGATAGTTATGCCACAGATGGCGAAAAGTGTGGAGATTCACCTGGCCAGGGATTGGTCCCCGCCCCTGCACATGTTCGGTGCCCAATATATATGCTTTAGCAGTTCCGTCCCAGCGAGAGTAACAGGCATCGGCCACCAGCGGCCTGCCAAACCAGAACTCACCCAGCTCGTGCAGCACCTTCCTGCGGAATAGGGCAGCGCGGATAGCGCTTTCTTTGGCTCCATAGGGGGGTGGGGCTTGAAAACAAGCTCCATACATCAGGCCCCGACCCAGTTGGGACAGGCTCTGCTTTGTATGGAACACCTTTTCGGCGTAGAGCTTGCCTGTCCTGGCATCCCTCACCAGATATACTTCAGCCGCTCTCCCATTACCCAGCCAGTCCAGGGTTTCTAGCGCCAGTTCGCTCTTCGAGCCATCCGCATAAGTTACTTCAGGTATGGCAACCCCCTGAATTGCTACCGGCCCAAGAAGGATCTCTATACTCTAGCCTATAAAGAACAGCCACAATTGTCAATTGCTTCGCATCGCTTCAAAATCAGTGATTGGTGAGTTGGTGCGGCTACGAAAGGTATGGATTTTAGGTTAGAGCGGGCAAGAGGAATAGGACACTAAGGAGATGATAACGGGAAAGAGGTGTCTAAACCGGCGTCCCCTTCCCCCGATTATCTTCGAATCCTCTGCAGTTTGTCTCTAATCCTGGTCGTCATCCGCCGAGCTTAGAAATCGCGTTCTCAAGCTGGAGCAACAGGGTCATGTCACCGTCTATCTTTAGCCGGCCCTCCATCCAGGCACGCATGCGATCCATTTCCCCCCGTTGAATAGCCTTCCAGTCTTCAGCAGCCACCGTGAGGGTGCAGTTGGGCTCCTTTACGGTGCCCTGATGACGGGTGGCTTTACCCCGGTCACTCACTACATACCAGTCACCACCGCCGGGACCGGTGAGGTGGAGCTGTACCGTGGCCGTGACTTCCTCGACCCGCGTTACTCCTCTGAGTGGGGGGCCTGGAGCCGGCAAATCCAGCAGGCTGGCCAGCCTTTGCGTATAAACGTTGTTGGTATCGATATCCTCGCTAGGTATGGCCGCCCCAAGTTTTTTCAGATTCTTCTGCACTTTGAGCGTAACTATGCCCAGTCTCAAAGCAGTCATAACCTCCTGATAGAAGAGGTTCTCGGCTTTCCAGCCCACCAGTTCCTCATAGCGCTGTACTGTCTCTTCTCTCTCAGGGGAGCCTTCCAGTCGGGGGATGCCATAGGCCTCGCTCACCATCCAGTCGGAGAAGAGGAAAAAGCTCAGGTCAGACACTGGGTCCCCGAGGTAGGCCATCTCCCAGTCCAGCGCTCCCACCACCTCACCCTCCGGGCTGTAAATCATATTGCCAATGCGGCAATCGCCCCAGCACAGTGTCACACGCTCTGGGGCATACCGATTCTTCTTGAGCCAGTCCAGAGCCGCCTGGAGGATCGGCTGAGGCTCCTCCCTGGCCCAATTGAGATATCTCTCCCAGTACTCTATCTCCCGATCAAGGGGATCGGCACCGCCTTTAGGCACACCCAGGAACGAAAGCCCCAGCTTTTTCCAGTCAAGTCTGTGGACTTTGGCTATGGTCTCCAGGGATGACCACCACATCCTGGCCCGCTTCACTGGAGTGGCGTCAAAGTAAGGCCCAAACGTGTGGTACGGAGGGAAATCACGAATGAGGATTCCGTCAATCTTGCCCATCAAGAAAAAGGGGGCTCCAAGTACCTTGTCGTCCTCCTCCAGCCAGTAGACTCTCGGCACAGGGACGCCTGTTCCTTGCAGGCGCTCCATCACATGAAACTGGTGCCCTAGTTGGTAGTCAGGATACACCGGATTGGATCGCGGGGCGCAGCGGAGCACCATCCCCTCCGACCGCCTTTTCCCCTTTTCCTGCCAGCTAAGGTTGAGGAGAAAACTATCGTGGGACTGCCCACCGCCAGACCTTTCTATACCCGATATGGACAAGTTCCGGGCCTGGGGCATCTTTCCCCCCAGCCAGGCTACAAGCCTTGACTGCAAATCAGCCAGATTCAATTCCTGCGAAACCATCTCCTGTACCCTCCCTCGGGATTTATTGCCTGACTGTACCCGCAAGCCTCAGTAGCCCTGATAACCGTACCTGGGATACTTCCCCACGACCATCAGTTCCGTGGTGCCATAGCCAATCTCTCTGCCGCACCGAAATTCAGACCCGTAGTCACAGTAACCCCAGATTTCACTCAATGTCTCCCGGTTCCTCAGGTCCAATTTGTGTCCATCTATCCAGTAAGGCCCCATCCATAAGGCATGGATGAACCCCTTGTAGTAGCCACCATAGCCGCCTGGCGCCTGGTAGCAGATAGAGATGGGACGTATGGAGACCTCCTTCCTGGTGCCGTCGATGGCATTGAGAATCACTCTACCTCCCTTAAACCGTCTTGGCTGTTCAGGGATGTCGTTATGAAACTCGTAATGGTGCTCCACATTCACCAGCTCAATCTCCTCCTTACCGCTTCCAAAGGGATAGAACATCCCGCCGCTGAAATGCCACGGCCGCACCACACCCAGCTTGTCATCCCAGATCTCTCTTATGTGGAGGGCGACCCCCCATTTCTTAAACTGCATCAGGACGAAGTTAAATAGCTGCCCATCGTATATCTCTGGAGGCTGAACACCAGTCTCTACGAAGTCTGCCCCCGCCACCCTGACACCCCATGAGCGATCCCTCTCCCCTACCCACCCCTTCTTATCCACCTGGAAGGTCTTCCTGCCAGCCTTTATCCAACCGCTGGCCCTTGCGCTCTGCACCATCCGCTTGATGTGCTCCTTCAACCTGCCACGGCTGACCCAGTACTGGCCAGGCTCCTCCTCGTGAAGAGGGCTGATCCCCTCAAGCTCTATATCATAGCTGAGGCCGTACTCATTCTTGTCCAGGCTATAGCGCACCCTCTTCAGTGGCTCGATCACCTCGTAGGAGAAGGGCCCCACCTTGAAGACATCGATGTCGGGACGGAGCTCGCGGGAGGCCCGCACAATATATTGCGTCTCATCCTGGATGGTGAAGCAGGTAAAGGCATCCATGATATTGCGGTTGGGATAGTAGCCAAAACCAAAAGCCAGATGCGCTGTCCCAGCAATGTCGTGGGCCATGCCCCACGCTCTCTCCGTCCACTCCCGGGCGCTGGTCCCCGGACGGTCAAGAGTAGACACTACCTGATGGCAGAAGAGTTCGTCATACTTGGTAATCACTTCTCCCTCCTTCTGATACTATTTTCCCCTGAGATCGTGAAAACGCTAGGCCGGTGTTACCGATATCTGGTCAGTGATGCAGCCTTTGTACCTCGCCTTGAGAAGGACGGCCAGAGGCTATGAGGCCCCTCTGCTCTAGATCACGGGCTACCTCCTCCAGTCCCAACCCCTCCAGGTTAGCCCTGGTTTGCAGGCCCGTGGCCACATCCCACCCCCTGATCTGGTAGTATTCGTCTTTCGCCTTTTCGAAGGCTTTTCTATCGACTACTGCGCCCTTGAGGGAGACAACCTCCCCATCTTTCCCCGGCACCACACACTCAGGGTCGGCATGGTCGTACTCTAAGGGCAACGTATGACACGAATCGGGCAGCTTATCGTAATCTCTTCCCCGGTGACCTTCCCTGACAAGTATGGCCCTTTGCAGATTAAACACCCTTTCACCTATCCTGTAAAGCCCCTCCTCATCCACCCCCTTCCCCGTAACAGCCGACAACAGCTTGCTTTCCAGGGTGGGATCGCCCACATGGTCCTCGGTATGTTCCAGGTCTGTCAGAGGCCACAGAAAGTCACAAAGAATAAGGCATTCCTTGGCGTACTGTCGGTCCTGAATCATCTTTGCTGCCAGGGCTTTCCCGTCCAGGGTAGAGAAATCGGCTGCCAGGTCGCTTCCCCAGAATCTCCTGGCAATGGCGCGGAATACATCGGTGGTAACATAGCTCGGGAGACCGCAAGCCATGGCTGCCCATTTGGCTAGGAGGAAACTCACTTCATGGAGGTGCTGCATAGGTAATCTCGGCTCCATAGCGTATGGAAAGGCGTTGGTCACATAGAGTCTCGGCCCATACCACGGATATAGCCCGGGCTCGGACTGGTAGCCGGCCAGCTCAGCTTGCTCTTTCGCCCCTGGCCCTAGCGAATCTGCCGCCTTGAACACCCCTTGAGCCAGCAATTCCCCCAGGCCATCCCGGAAAGCGATCTTTCTCACCAGGGTCTCAATGAACTCCAGGCTACCCATTTTCGATATAGGGATGCCACTATTTTCATCAGTCAGAATGCCAGCTTCATAGCACCCATGGAGCCAGCCCAGCATCAAGTCCACGGAGAAAATGTCAATCCCATAGTTATCGCAAAGCTTGGTAGCATAGAAGGGGACGTCGTTGGGATTATCGTTCCAGTCCCCATAGTATCGGTCAGACCAGGGCTGATAAAACAGGGCTGCTCCACAAAAGAATTTCCCCTTCTGGCCATCCGCTGCCTGGTAGATCTTCCTGGCGCAACGGCCAATACAGCCATAGCAGGGGTCCTTCTTCATTTCAGGGCCGGGTACCAGTTTGAATTCCTGATGTGTATTTCTCACCCACCGGCTCATGTATTCCCACTGGCCCCTCCCCACTTCACGATAGTAGGCCGTGAGCTCTTTCAATCTGTGCGGCTGGGCTACCTCCACTTTCTTCCCAGCACCGATCACCACGACGGCCTTCAGTTTCTTGGCCCCCATGGTTGCCCCTAAACCTCCCGCGCCAGCCGCATCGTTGTCAGCTAACAGCGAAGCTATGGCAACCCCGTTCTCACCAGCAGGCCCCGTAGCTACCACCCTGGCTGAGCTTCCCAGCTCACTTTTGAGAGCTTCCCTGGACTCAATCGCGCCCTTGCCCCATAAAGGTGAGGCATCCCTTAATTCAGCGATCTCGTCATTAAGGAAGAGGTAGACCGGCTTCTCCGATTTGCCTTGAACCACGATGCCGTCGTAACCGGCAAACTTCAGCTCAGCTCCCCATCTACCTCCTAGATTGCAGTAGGAGAACCGATCCGGGGCGGAAGGGGATTTCCCGCAGACCTGCCATCGCGAGCCAGCAATTACCGGAAGCCCCCCCAGCGGCCCGGTGATGAATACTAGCCTGTTTTCTGCGTCGGAGGCTCTGACTTCAGGCGGGACCTCGTCCCAGTATATCTTGGCAGCGATACCCCTCCCACCCAGGAATTTGTCAGCATACTCCGATGTCGCAGCTTCAGCTATGCTCCTTGAGGACAAATCCACCCGTAGGATCTTCCCAGCATACCCGAATGCCGGCATTTTCTTTCCAAGACTCCCTACGCTAACTCAGAGGCTCCACGAGCTCAAAGACGCATGCTCCGCCAAGGCCTGGCGGCCGCAGCACGCTTCTAACATAACCGCGACAAGAGAGGAAATAGATCTAGACCCCCCGTGTCTTGGCCCACCCCTCATCATAGGGAGTCCTGTAAGTCCAGTCAACTCTTATAGAGTCGAATTTCCACTCCCCTTTTTCCCTCACGTATTCCTCGTGATACGTCCCTGCGTACCACTCAGCCCTGTTGTCTTCTAACCTGTTGTTGACTGGTGCTTCGAAATACCACCTCGCTTTAGCTCTATCGCCCTTTACTTCGATAATAGGGTTATGCACCATATGCATGCAGAAGGATACTCCCATCGGCACCATCTCACCGAAAAAGGTCTTCATCCCTTCTGTACCCTGGTACTGGGAGGCAGTCCCCATGCCGAAATCCAGCCTGGCATTCTGTGTGAAATGGGAAATCAACTCATCCCGATTTCGCACATCCTCCAGCCCCGCGTCGCACAGGTAGCAGTAAGTGGCTTTCAGCTTTTTGATCGCTTCAATGTCTTCCAGGATCCTGATTCTGGCTTCTAGTTCTTCCAGCTTCATCCTTCTCCTCCTTTCAGATTCTTCGTTGTCCCTTCTTTGCCCTGCTAGCTATGGGTATCCCCCATAGTACCTGGTCGCATAGTTCCGCGCAACCACCGGGATTCTTCGCCCCGCAGTGTCACTGTCATTCCCAGCCGCCGCGCTGTCACTGTCATTCTGAGCCGAAGCGAAGAATCATCCATGCTGGTCCACACCACCGCAAAGGATGAAAGCGTGTTCTTGCGGCAAGGACAACGAACGCATCTAACACCACTGTCATTCCCGCGCCAGCGGGAATCCAGAGATCATTAACAAGGGCGTGATTTCCTTGGTTCCTATCCTTCCTCGAAGGACAGCAACGTCACAATAATTGTAGGAACCATATTTTCGTCACAATTTACACGGTTTCTCCTAATGTGGTATATTCGTCCAAGAAAAGTAAAGCCTAACGCCTAGTTAGCAGGAATTCACCTTCATGCAAAACCACGGCGAGATTGTCAGCTTCATCTGGTCTGTTGCCGATTTAATTCGCGACACCTT
This portion of the Chloroflexota bacterium genome encodes:
- a CDS encoding nuclear transport factor 2 family protein — translated: MKLEELEARIRILEDIEAIKKLKATYCYLCDAGLEDVRNRDELISHFTQNARLDFGMGTASQYQGTEGMKTFFGEMVPMGVSFCMHMVHNPIIEVKGDRAKARWYFEAPVNNRLEDNRAEWYAGTYHEEYVREKGEWKFDSIRVDWTYRTPYDEGWAKTRGV